Sequence from the Caballeronia sp. SL2Y3 genome:
TAGCGCCGTACTCTGGTCCCATGCAAAGAAAGTAACCAAAGAAAGCAGCTTTTTTTTGGCCCGCGACAGTAACAGTGTGGTCACTTCGCAGAAAGTCATTGGCCCTCAGTTTGAATCAGCCCTGAATCACCCTCCGCGCCCGCTGAACACCACGTCCTCCGAGCCCCTTGGCTCGTTAACGCCGAACGCTTGCAACGGTATGGGTGCTTCTCATACGTTGACCTCAGTGCTGGCGGATCCGCGCCTCAGCGAACTCATGCGCGGCGCGATGCGCGATTTGAAGCGTGAAGCACTAAACAGGGTGTGGTGTTAACGAGCCAAGGGGCTCGGAGGACGTGGCGCTCAGTGGGCGTGGAAGGTGATTCAGGGTTGATTCAAACTGAGGGCCAATGACTTTCTGCGAAGTGACCACGCTGTCGCTGCTGCGGGCTAAAAAAAGCTGCTTTCTTTGGTTACTTTCTTTGCATGGGACCAGAGTACGGCGCTGAAGCGCCTACTCTGGTCGACAGCCAAGAAAGTGACCCGCGCCCCGGGGAGGGGCAACGCTAATAGACCGACGCGAATACAGGTTCCACCACAAAAAAGAAGAACAACAAAGTTGGTACACCTTTTGCCTGAGGCAATAAAAATCCCCCCACGAGCGCAAGCGAAAAGAAACCCATGCCCAAGTCCGCCCTATCGCCGCCCCAGGCGATCACCCTTTCGGCGGATGCCCGGCTGCATCTGGGCTTCATTGATCCGAACGGTTCGCTCGGCCGCGCGTTCGGAAGCGTGGGGCTCGTCATCGACGGACACGGCACCCGTATCACCGCGCGGCGCGCCCAACGCAAAGAGCGCATAGACGGCACAACGACGCAAGCGCAGCACGAGCGCATCGAAGCGTACCTCGCGCGGCTCCACGAGGCGCTAGGCGTCACCCAACCGGTCGACATCGAAGTACACGAAACCCCGCGCGCCCATACGGGGCTAGGCTCCGGCACGCAAATGGCGCTGGCGCTCGGCACCGCGTTCGCCCGCGTGACCGGTCACGCGCTGACCACAGCCGATATCGCACGCCTGCTCGGACGCGGCGCGCGTTCGGGCATCGGCATACACGGCTTCGATCACGGCGGCCTGATCGTCGATGGCGGACGCAGCACCGCGCACAGCGACAACGCGACGCTCCCGCCACTGCTCGCGCGTCAGCGTTTCCCCGATGCCTGGCGCGTGCTGCTCATCGACGACGCATCGCGCGAAGGGCTGCACGGCGAAGCCGAAAAGCACGGCCTCGCATCGCTTGCGCCCTTTCCCGCCGCGCTCGCCGCCCATCTTTCGCATCTCGTGTTGATGCGCCTTCTGCCCGCCGTCGCCGAATGCGACTTCGAACCGTTCGCCGACGCCATCAGCGACATGCAGCAGACCATCGGCGAATACTTCGCGCCCGCGCAAGGCGGCATATTCGCGAGTCCCGCCGTGGCGCATGCGCTGCAAGCGGTTGCGGCAGAACAGAAGGCCGGCATCGGTCAGACGTCGTGGGGGCCGGTGGGCTTCGCATTCGTTGCAAGCGCGCAGCACGCCGAGCGCGCGCTCGCAACCGCGCAACGCGCGGCGCCGCACGCATCGCTCAGCTTCTCCATCGTCGCGGCCCGCAATCACGGCGCGACGTGGCGCGCAGCCTGTCCGCGCGAATCAGGCGCAAATGCTGCGTGAATCGCGCCGCAACGCATCATTATCCTCACCGACCGAGCCCAGACCATGCCCGATGCCGCCGAAAGACCTTACGTGCTGCACATGTTCACGAGCACGCCGCAAATGAGCCCGTTCGATGTGAACATGGCGGCCGATGCCGGCTATCAGATCGTCGTGCCGTACTGCAACGTCGATGAGGGCAGCGTCGTGCAGCTCACTCAGGACGCCATCTTTTCGCGCGGCCCCAAAGGCGTATCGCGCACGGGCATCTTTCTCGGCGGACGCGACGCCATGCTCGCCGCCGACATGCTCGAACGCGCGCGCAACGCGATGGTGCCGCCCTTCGAAGTCTCCGTGTTCGCCGACCCCAGCGGCGCGTACACGACCGCCGCCGCGCTCGTCGCGCTCGCGGAGAAGCATCTGAAGGCGTCGCATCAGGTCGGGTTCGACGGCAAGCGCGTATTGATTCTCGGCGGCACGGGCGCGGTAGGACGCGTGGCCGCCGCGATGACCGCATCGCTCGGCGCGGACGTCGTCGTCGCAAGCCATTCGAGTCAGTCGCGCGCCACGCAAGTCAGCGACGAAATCAACCGGCGTTTCGATATCGCGACAACGGGCGTCGCGACAGGTACGACGGAGCAATTGCATCGGGAACTCGCGCGAGCGGAGATCGTGTTCGCCACTGCCGCAGCGGGCGTGCAAGTGATGAACGCCGCCGATATCGCGCAGGCGAAGCATCTGCTGATTGCCGCAGACGTGAACGCCGTGCCGCCGGAAGGCATCGCCGGGGTCAACGTCATGGACGACGGCAAGCCGCTTGCCGGCGCAGCGCGCGCGGATGCCATCGGCATCGGCGCGCTTGCCATCGGCAACGTGAAGTATCAGGCCGAACACCGCTTGTTCGTGCGCATGCGCACCGGCGGCAAGCCGGTGTATCTGGGTTTTCCAGAAGCATTCGACGAAGCCCGCGCCATCGTCGCGGGACAGGGCGCGTGATGAACGCGCGCGCGCCGCGCGTCGCCGTCGCTGGACTGTCGGCGCGCATGCTCGCGCAGTCGGCCGCGCGCGCGGGCCTGAACGTCGTCGCGCTCGATATTTTCGGCGACCGCGATACGCGCACGCACGCGGGCATGTGGTTCGACATCGGCGGCGAAGGCTTGTCGATCGACCGCGCGCGTCTCTACGACGCGCTGCAACGCGTGGCACGCCTGCCTCGCATGCTGGGGCTCGTCGTGACGAGCGGGCTGGAGCCGCTCGCCATCGAACTGAGCCGCGCGCCGGGCGTGCCGCGTTTCATTGGCAATGGCGCGCAGTCGGCGGCCGTGCGCGATCCGCGGCGCTTCTTCGCGTTGCTCGACGACGCGCATATCGCCCATCCCGATGTGCGCTTCACGCGCCCCGCCGATGCGCGAGACTGGCTCATCAAACAACGCGACGGCTGCGGCGGCACGCATATCGAATGGGCGCGCGAACTCGACCAAACGCCGCCCGGAGCCTATTTTCAGCGGCTGTCGCGAGGCCGCCCGATGTCCGCGCTCTTCGTCGCAGCGCAGCGCGAGGCTGTGGTCATCGGCTTCGCGGAGCAGACCACGGTAAGCGCGCATCGTCTGCCGTTCATTCACGCAGGGTCGCTCGGTCCTGTGACGTTGCCGCGCGATACGGCGACGCGCATCGTCGACGCGATCGAAACGATCGTATGGCGAACGGATCTCACGGGTCTTGGCAGCCTCGACTTTCTGCTCGATAACGAGACGTTCCAGGTGCTCGAAGTCAACACGCGCCCGTCATCGACCATGGCGCTGTATGAGGCCGCATGGCCCGACGCGTGGCCGCGCGGTTTGATCGGCGCGCATCTGGACGCGTGCCTCGACGGCGAGTTGCCGCACACCGACACGGCGCTCAAGCGACCACCGCTGATCGCGGGGCAGCGCGTCGTGTTTGCACCGCACGGCTTCGTCGCATCGCAGGCATTCAGCGATGCCTGTTTTGCCGATCCCGCGTGCCACGACATACCGCTGCCCGGCGCGCGCATCGAGGCGGGCATGCCTGTCTGTACGATGATGACGACCGCGCCCGAACTCG
This genomic interval carries:
- a CDS encoding beta-ribofuranosylaminobenzene 5'-phosphate synthase family protein; the protein is MPKSALSPPQAITLSADARLHLGFIDPNGSLGRAFGSVGLVIDGHGTRITARRAQRKERIDGTTTQAQHERIEAYLARLHEALGVTQPVDIEVHETPRAHTGLGSGTQMALALGTAFARVTGHALTTADIARLLGRGARSGIGIHGFDHGGLIVDGGRSTAHSDNATLPPLLARQRFPDAWRVLLIDDASREGLHGEAEKHGLASLAPFPAALAAHLSHLVLMRLLPAVAECDFEPFADAISDMQQTIGEYFAPAQGGIFASPAVAHALQAVAAEQKAGIGQTSWGPVGFAFVASAQHAERALATAQRAAPHASLSFSIVAARNHGATWRAACPRESGANAA
- a CDS encoding NAD(P)-dependent methylenetetrahydromethanopterin dehydrogenase gives rise to the protein MPDAAERPYVLHMFTSTPQMSPFDVNMAADAGYQIVVPYCNVDEGSVVQLTQDAIFSRGPKGVSRTGIFLGGRDAMLAADMLERARNAMVPPFEVSVFADPSGAYTTAAALVALAEKHLKASHQVGFDGKRVLILGGTGAVGRVAAAMTASLGADVVVASHSSQSRATQVSDEINRRFDIATTGVATGTTEQLHRELARAEIVFATAAAGVQVMNAADIAQAKHLLIAADVNAVPPEGIAGVNVMDDGKPLAGAARADAIGIGALAIGNVKYQAEHRLFVRMRTGGKPVYLGFPEAFDEARAIVAGQGA
- a CDS encoding ATP-grasp domain-containing protein translates to MNARAPRVAVAGLSARMLAQSAARAGLNVVALDIFGDRDTRTHAGMWFDIGGEGLSIDRARLYDALQRVARLPRMLGLVVTSGLEPLAIELSRAPGVPRFIGNGAQSAAVRDPRRFFALLDDAHIAHPDVRFTRPADARDWLIKQRDGCGGTHIEWARELDQTPPGAYFQRLSRGRPMSALFVAAQREAVVIGFAEQTTVSAHRLPFIHAGSLGPVTLPRDTATRIVDAIETIVWRTDLTGLGSLDFLLDNETFQVLEVNTRPSSTMALYEAAWPDAWPRGLIGAHLDACLDGELPHTDTALKRPPLIAGQRVVFAPHGFVASQAFSDACFADPACHDIPLPGARIEAGMPVCTMMTTAPELDLLRASLDSECARILQRIRNH